GCCACCGCACCGGCGCCCCGGGCAGCCGTGGCGACGGCGTCGTGGAACAGGCCCGGAGCCAGGAAGTACGCCGACACCGCCACCCGCCCGGCGCCCCGGGCCCGCAGCCGCGCCACCGCCGCCGCGACGGCCGGCGGGGCCGCCGAGGCGTACGACACGCGGGTGGGCACGCCGAGACCGGCGCTCAGCGCGGCGGCCACCCGGCCCACCGACCCGCGCGCCCGGGCGTCCCTGGTGCCCGCCGCGGCCAGCACCAGCCCGTCGAAACGCCCCGGCCCCGCCTCACCCAGCCGCCGGCGCAGACCCGCCAGGAGACCGGCGTCCACCTCCCCGTCGGCTGGGCCGAGCACGTCGGTCACCCGTACCGCGATCGGTGGCCCCGCCTCCCGGGCGGCCGCGACCGCCGCCGGGACGTCCACCCGCCGGTGGTACGCCGCCGTGAGCAGCAGCGGCACCAGCACGGCCCGCGGGTGCCCGGCGGCGGCCAGGTTCCGCAGCACGGTCGCCGGTCCCGGCTCGGTGTGGTCCAGCCAGCTCGCCAGCACCGGCGTGCCCGGCCGGGCGGCCGACACGGCCCGGGCCAGCGCCCGGGTCGCCTCGGCGGCCCTCGGGTCCCGGCTGCCGTGGGCGACCAGGACCACCGGGTCGGCCACCCCCGGCGACCCGGCCACCCCCGGCGACCCGGGCGGTCGCGGCAGCCCGACCGGTCCCCACGGCCCGGGCGCCCCCGGCGCGGGAGAGCCCGGGACCGGCCCGGTCAGACGTGCAGTCCGCACTCGGTCTTCTCGAACATGGCCCAGCGGCCGGCCCGGGGGTCCTCCCCCGCCTTCGTGCGGCGGGTGCAGGGCCAGCAGCCGATCGAGCCGTAGCCCTGCTTGAACAGCTCGTTGACCGGCACGTTCCAGCGGGCGACGTAGGCGTCCACGTCGGCCTGCCGCCAGGCCGCGATCGGGTTGACCTTGACCTTGCCCCGGCGCGCGTCGAAGGTCACCACCGGAGTGTTCGCCCTGGTCGGCGACTCGTCCCGGCGGAGCCCGGCGGCCCAGGCGTCGTAGCCGGCGAGCGCCCGCTCCAGCGGCTCCACCTTGCGCAGCTGGCAGCAGTCGTCCGGGGCCTTGTTGAACAGGCGCGGGCCGTACTGGCCGTCCTGCTGGCCCACGGTCAGGCGCGGCCGGATCGACCGCACGTTCACCGGCAGCGTCCGGGCCACCTCGTCGCGGACCCGGAGCGTCTCCGGGAAGTGCAGGCCGGTGTCGAGGAAGACCACGTCCACGCCCGGGGCGACCCGGGAGACCAGGTGGGCCAGCACGGCGTCGGCCATCGAGCTGGTGACGCAGAACCGGTCGCCGAAGGTCTCGGCCGCCCAGCGCGCGATCTCCAGCGCGGGCGCGCCCTCCAGCTCCCGGCCGGCCCGCTCGGCCAGCGCGCGCAGCTCGTCGGGGTCGCGCCGGGCCGCGTCGGCCGGTGCCGGGGCGCCCAGGCCGACCAGGCCCAGGCCCGCCGCCGAGACGAGGCCGGGCCGCTCGCCCGTGCCCCCGCTCACCGGGCCACCGCCCGGCCGAGCAGGCCGGTGAACTTCACCGTGAACACCCGGGCGCACGCGTGGCACTCCCAGGCGCCGTGGCCGGCCTCGCTCGGCCGCAGGTCCTCCTCGCCGCAGTACGGGCAGTACAGCGGCGCGGAACGGGTTTCGCTCATCGCGTCACCTCGCTTCGCTCGGCGCCGCGACGAGGCCCCACGGCACCGCTGATTCGCTCGCTTCGATCGCTCATCGGAGTTCCTCCTCGTCGACCCTGATCACCCAGTTGGCGAACGTCTCGCCCGCCTCCCGGCCCGCCAGGTAACGCCGGGCCAGCCGCTCCACGTACGCCGGAAGCTCATCGGCGGTGGTCTTCAGACCACGCAGCTTGCGGCCGAACCCGGCCGTCTGTCCCTCGGCCATGCCGAGCCCGCCGCCGAGGTGGACCTGGAAGCCCTCCACCTGGCGGCCGTCCGGGCCGACCACCAGCTGACCCTTGAGGCCGATGTCGGCGACCTGGGTGCGGGCGCAGGCGTTGGGGCAGCCGTTGAGGTGGATGGAGATGTCGGCGTCGAAGTCGCGCAGCCGCTCCTCCAGCCGGGCCACCAGTTCCTCGCCGCGCGCCTTGGTCTCGACGATGGCCAGCTTGCAGTACTCGATGCCGGTGCAGGCCATCGTGCCGCGCCGCCAGGCCGACGGCTGCGCCTCCAGGCCGATCCCGCGCAGCTCGCGCACCAGCGAGTCGGTCCGCTCCGGCGCCACGTCCAGCACCAGCAGCTTCTGGTACGGGGTGAGCCGCACCCGCCCGCTGCCGTGCGCCTCGACCACGTCGGCCAGGCGGGCGAGCTGCCCGCCGGAGACCCGGCCCACCACGGGGGCGGCGCCCACCCAGTGGCGGCCGTCGCGCTGCGGGTGCACCCCGATGTGGTCCACCGGCCGGTCGGGCAGCTGCGGGGCCGGGCCGTCGAGCAGCGCCCGCCCCAGGTACTCCTTCTCCAGCACCTCGCGGAACTTCTCCACGCCCCAGTCGGCGACCAGGAACTTCAGCCGGGCCCGGTTGCGCAGCCGGCGGTAGCCGTAGTCGCGGAAGATGCCGACCACGCCCGCCCAGACGTCCGGCACCTCGTCCAGCGACACCCAGACGCCGAGCCGCTGGGCCAGCATCGGGTTCGTGGACAGGCCGCCGCCGACCCAGACGTCGAAGCCGGGCCCGTGGTCCGGGTGGTCCACGCCGAGGAAGGAGATGTCGTTCGCCTCGTACGGGGTGTCGACCAGCCAGGAGATGGAGGTCTTGAACTTGCGCGGCAGGTTCGAGTACGCCTTGTCGCCCACGTACCGGCGGACGATCTCGTCGACCGCCGGCGTCGGGTCGAGCAGTTCGTCGCGGGCCACCCCGGCGACCGGGCTGCCCAGCACCACCCGGGGGCAGTCGCCGCACGCCTCGGTGGTCTGCAGGCCGACGGACTCCAGGCGACGCCAGATCTCCGGCATGTCCTCGACCCGGATCCAGTGGTACTGGATGTTCTGCCGGTCGGTGATGTCGGCCGTGTCCCGGGCGAACTCGCGGGAGATGTCCGCGACCACCCGCAGCTGCGCCAGGTTCAGCTCGCCCCCGTCCACCCGGACCCGGAGCATGAAGAACTCGTCCTCCAGCTCGTGCGGCTCCAGCACGGCCGTACGGCCGCCGTCGATGCCCGCCTTGCGCTGGGTGTAGAGGCCCCACCAGCGGAACC
The sequence above is drawn from the Micromonospora sp. M71_S20 genome and encodes:
- a CDS encoding sirohydrochlorin chelatase — encoded protein: MAGSPGVADPVVLVAHGSRDPRAAEATRALARAVSAARPGTPVLASWLDHTEPGPATVLRNLAAAGHPRAVLVPLLLTAAYHRRVDVPAAVAAAREAGPPIAVRVTDVLGPADGEVDAGLLAGLRRRLGEAGPGRFDGLVLAAAGTRDARARGSVGRVAAALSAGLGVPTRVSYASAAPPAVAAAVARLRARGAGRVAVSAYFLAPGLFHDAVATAARGAGAVAVSAPLTDAPELADLVLRRVDAVSRVAGLTAGP
- a CDS encoding phosphoadenylyl-sulfate reductase, which produces MSGGTGERPGLVSAAGLGLVGLGAPAPADAARRDPDELRALAERAGRELEGAPALEIARWAAETFGDRFCVTSSMADAVLAHLVSRVAPGVDVVFLDTGLHFPETLRVRDEVARTLPVNVRSIRPRLTVGQQDGQYGPRLFNKAPDDCCQLRKVEPLERALAGYDAWAAGLRRDESPTRANTPVVTFDARRGKVKVNPIAAWRQADVDAYVARWNVPVNELFKQGYGSIGCWPCTRRTKAGEDPRAGRWAMFEKTECGLHV
- a CDS encoding IS1 family transposase — encoded protein: MSETRSAPLYCPYCGEEDLRPSEAGHGAWECHACARVFTVKFTGLLGRAVAR
- a CDS encoding nitrite/sulfite reductase, which translates into the protein MAVSSIPARAGDPTSPRPARTPRRPRGEGQWALGHREPLNPNERIKKDDDPLNVRARIENIYAHHGFASIDPQDLRGRFRWWGLYTQRKAGIDGGRTAVLEPHELEDEFFMLRVRVDGGELNLAQLRVVADISREFARDTADITDRQNIQYHWIRVEDMPEIWRRLESVGLQTTEACGDCPRVVLGSPVAGVARDELLDPTPAVDEIVRRYVGDKAYSNLPRKFKTSISWLVDTPYEANDISFLGVDHPDHGPGFDVWVGGGLSTNPMLAQRLGVWVSLDEVPDVWAGVVGIFRDYGYRRLRNRARLKFLVADWGVEKFREVLEKEYLGRALLDGPAPQLPDRPVDHIGVHPQRDGRHWVGAAPVVGRVSGGQLARLADVVEAHGSGRVRLTPYQKLLVLDVAPERTDSLVRELRGIGLEAQPSAWRRGTMACTGIEYCKLAIVETKARGEELVARLEERLRDFDADISIHLNGCPNACARTQVADIGLKGQLVVGPDGRQVEGFQVHLGGGLGMAEGQTAGFGRKLRGLKTTADELPAYVERLARRYLAGREAGETFANWVIRVDEEELR